AAGAAGACAAAAATTAATGCTGTTTCAGGAGGATGAACGTATGTTGTTCTCCGTAGAAATGATTGTACAGGAGGGCTGTTTTGTGGCGCCCGGAAAGTAATTCCTGCGTGGCGGTCCACATCCCGAATGCCGCTGCGGTATCGTATTCCCCGCAAAATTGCTTGAAGTGTACCTTCGCAATGGAAGCCGGCAGTGATCCTTCGGCGATATCATAAAAATGATCGAATCGCACATCACCGCTGCGGCCGCTTACGAACAAATCTATGGCTTCGCTTTCAACACCATGCTTTACGAGGAATTGTGTGAGGCTCTCCGTTACCTGCGCTGCATCCGGCTTATAAAGCATCTGCATCCCTTTCAGCTCAACTGCCGCCGGGTTTGTTCCGATCAGGAAGAACGTTGCGCCCTCCCCGGCAATGGCGCCCGGCGTACCGGACGCGAGCATCTCCGCTGGCTGGGTGAGCACGGACTTCCAGTAACCGATGCGGCTTTTGATGAAGAAATGCTCGATGGTCATTTCATCGAAACCACCCGTCAGCACGCTTTCCGCACCTTCCTGAATTTGCAGCAGCGAGTCGAGCAGGGCGTGTTCGAAGGAGAAGCCGCGGTGTACAAAAGTATTGTTGTAATCTGTGCATTGCTGTTGCAGGGCAATCAGTCCGTTCACGGAATTGTAGGTCGACTGGATAAACGGCGTGGGGTTGAGGGCCGTTTCTTCATACGTGCGGATATCGTGAAGGAACTTCTCTGTGTCTTGCAGGCTGCCGCGACCCGTACCGGTGATGATGGCGCCGGGAACAGGGGAATTGGCATTGCGCAGGCACTGAAGTGCTGTGGTGAGCCCCATTTTCAGCAAGCGGCTCATACGGCGCAGGCTGTTAGGCGGAATGAATCCGGCATATCCCGGCTCCTGCACGCGCAGGAGGTTGCGCTCGGTGAGCGGCAGGAATTGCGGCTCATAACTTCCTTCAAAGCTCTGTTGCGGGGATATCGCCGCGCTGGCCTGTATGTAGCACTTAATTTCCATACTTACTGATCACGAGTGATGCATTGTTGCCGCCAAACCCGAAGGAGTTGGACACCACGTTTTGCACGGGCGACGCTTCCAGCAGGCGTGTTTCCGGCGAGATGCGCAGCTCTTCCATGCGCCCGGTAAAATTAAGGTTCGGCCATATCATCTGCCGGTTGATCGACAACACGGAATAGATGGCCTCTATGGCTCCGGCTGCCGCGAGGGTATGACCGGTAAAAGGTTTGGTGGAACTGAACGAAGGAACGTCGTCTCCGAAGAGCCGCTCCAAAGCCCGGCCTTCCGACACGTCGTTATTCAACGTTGCCGTACCATGAACGTTGATGTACTGCACATCCGCCACCGTGCGCCCGCTCATGGCCAGCGCTTTCCGCATGGCCTCAAACGCGCCGTCGCCCTCGGGGGAGGGAGATGTGGGGTGGAAGGCCTCGTTGGTATTGCACCACCCGCTCAGTTCGGCCATGGGCCTTGCCTTGCGGCGCTGCGCGAAACTTTCCGATTCCAGCACCAGGTATGCCGCGCCTTCTCCGAGGTTCAGGCCATTGCGGTCTTTATCGAAAGGCATGCAGTGTCGCTTGTCGATATTCTTCAGTGAGTTGAATCCGTTGATGGTAAAACGCGTAAGGGCCTCCGTTCCGCCGCATACCGCCCTTTCCACGAGCCCCGCGCGGATAAGCCGCGCGCCGTACATCAGCGCATTGGCGGAAGAAGAACATGCGGTGCTGATCGTGGTAACGTATGTAGTGAAGCCCACCCGGTCGGCGATGCGCTGGGTGCAATCCGCGCAGTCCAGCGTATCGATGAGCTGCAGGAAGGTTCCTTCTTTTTCGGGGTCGAGGATATCGAAGTAAATTTTCTCGGTATCGCACATGCCGCCTACCGTAGAGGCGTTGATGAATGCGGTGGGAGTGTCGCGGGCATCGTTGATGCCCGCGGAAAACAAAGCTTCCTGCATGGCCACCAGCCCGAGGAGCGTGGTTCGGGTGAAGCCGGTGGCGTCGGTCAGACCGGCCATTTCCGCTAATTCCTCCGAGCTGCACTTTACCTCGCCTACCGGTAACTTGCCCGCATGAATGGTATCCACATATTGCGCATACCCGATGCCGGTCCGTTGCGCCCGGAGGCTGCGGAAATTCTCCTCCACGTTATTCCCGATGGCGGAGACCATACCCATCCCTGTTATCAGCACACGTTCTGCCATACGGTTCCGCGGATCAGGCCGCCTGTTTGCTCATGATGAATTCCGCCATGGATTGTACGCTCTGAAGGATTTTACGGCCTTCACGCGGGTCTTCCACTTTGATCTTGTAGTTTCTTTCCAGCAGCACCATCAGTTCCAGCGAGTCGATGCTGTCGAGGCCGAGGCCTTCGCCGAACAGGGGGGCATTGTCGTCAATGTCTTCCGGTTTGGTATCCTGAAGGTTCAGCGCTTCGATAATCTGCTGTTTGAGTTTCAGTTTTAATGCTTCCATGTTGTTGTAGGTTTTACGCCTGTGGCGTATTCCAGCGGGTAAAATTAGTTGTTTTACCGCTGTTATGAAAATTGTTATTTATCCGATCCTGCGTTGCTCTACCACAGCGGCCACCAGCAGCATGGCCCCGCCGCATCCCAGCAGCTTCGCCAGATCTGGGAGCACATACCGGATATGGCCGTTACGCAAGTAAATGTCGTTGATGGCATCCAGGCCCCAGCTGAGGGGCGACAACCGGCCGATCAGCTGCATCGATTCCGGCATGATCTCCAACGGAATCCAGATGCCGCCGATAGCGCTCAGGATCACAATGCTCACCGCACCGAAATTGAGCGCCTGGTTAGGGGTCTTGAAAATCGTGCCGATCAGTATCCCGTATGCCGTGGCCGTTACACCGATGCTGGCGGCCACCAGAAATCCTGCGGCATGGTCCACACCTACCTGCAATTTGGGCAATCCCAGCTGCGGCAGCAGGTACAATCCCACAAGGATCATCAGGTAAAACTGTACGGTACAAATGCCGACGAAAAACAACAGTTTGCCCGTCAGCACCGACAGGAAATTGCCGGGGATGAGTTTCATCCGCACAAGGCTCCCGTCTTCCCGCTCCCGGATCATATTCCCCGCAATAGGGATCACGATGAAGAACATCGCAAAAATGCTCCAGGCCGGAACGTTGTGTTGTACAGAATTGGAAATCACATCAATTTGCTTTCCCTCTCCCAGGCTTGTTTCCCGGAGCGCCACGGCTTTGAGGCGGATGGCGGGGAAAGTATCCTGGTTAAGGCTGTCGCGGCTGCGGAGTTGCAGCTGGATTCGCTCCAGCAGCAGATCGGTTTCCACCTGCGTGAGAAAATTATCCAACGCCTGGTGGATCGCGCTTTTGAATGCTTTCTTGGCGGCGGGGTCGAAATACAACTGTACGGCCAGGGAATCGTTGGACAGGGCCTTCACAGGCAATTGCGACGGCAGGCCCATTCTTTTCGAAATATCGTTTACAATTTTATTGGCATTACTGACGATCTCTGCCGTTGCGCCTTTGGGGATGGTGATGCTGATCTTATACTTTCCTTCCGCCACCATTTCCTTCGCCTGTTCTTCCGACAATGGCTGCCCGTCAATGGAATCGATGACGTGGAATTGCCCGCCCTGCTGCAATCCCTCGCGGACGTACCGCGCCAGCCGGCCATGGTCGTTATCAACGGTAAGGATATCGAACTGCACTTCCTGGTAATCTTTGAAAGGCGCGTCCTGGATGAGGGCCATCACGGTGATGAGCACGAGCGGCATGGCGAACAGCAGCGCCAGCCCCGCTTTGTCGCGGCGCAGCAGTAACCATTCTTTGCGTATCGTGGCGATGATCCTTAACATGTTTGCTATACTTTTTAATCCCGCACGGCATGGCCGGTGTAATGGAGGAACACGTCTTCCAGGTTGCGGCAATGGCCGTGGCGGCCGATCAGGCCGGAGGGCGTACCCTGGGTCACCAGTTTCCCTTCGTCGATGATGGCCACTTCGTCACATATCTGTTCTGCTTCTTCGAGCAGGTGTGATGTATAAATTACACTGTTTCCTTTCGCGTTGTAATCCCGCAGGAACTGCAGGATCATGCTGCGCGACTGCACATCTACCCCGGCCGTGGGCTCGTCGAGCACCAGGAGCCTGGGCTCATGGAGGATCGACGCGATGATGTTGGCGCGCCGTTTCATCCCGCCAGAAAACTTCCCGGTTTCCTTATGCGCCGCTTTCTCCAGCCCGAACGCTTCGAGATGGTGCATGATTTTATCTTTTAGCGGGCGGCCGCTGAAGCCGTACAGATTCCCAAAGTAGCGGAGGTTTTCGAAAGCCGTGAGCTGCGGGTAAAGCGCGATCCGCTGGGGCACCACACCGATAACCCTTTTGATGGCTTCCCGGTTGGCGGGTGTTTGCGCCATGCCAAGGATTTCGACGGAACCGCCGGTAGGTTCCACCAGTCCGCAAAGGATGGAGATCGTCGTGGTTTTACCGGCGCCGTTTGGCCCCAGGAGGCCGGCGATCTTCCCTTCCGCGAATGCGCACGAAAGCCCGGAGAGACTGGGGACCAGTGCTCCTGCGTAGGTTTTCTGCAGATCCTTCACGGCAATGCTGTTCATGTCGGCTATCTTCAGAGTTTAACGGTGGACAAGCGGCGGAATACATTTTCTTCCTGGCCGGCGATTTGAACAAGCATTTTGCTCAGTTCGCCGTACGAAACGTTGTCAGCTGAGCGGGCTTTGCAGACGCGCCCGGCATTTGCGGCGAAGTTACGCCAGCTGTCGCCAACGATGGTGAGCTCGCGGCCGATATCGTTCAGTTCGGGTTTATCAAGGAGAGATCCGGCTTCCTGGAGGAATGCGGCGTACATGAAGCGGAACCCTGCGCCGCCGGTCCCGATTTCTTCCTGCATGCGGATGATATTGCCCAGGTAGAGCGCCGCGCGGCGGTCGCCCACTTTAGCGGGGTAGTCTTTCACCCGGTTGGCGAGGAAGCGGATGCCTTTCACGCCGAACATGGGCACGGGGATTTTGAGCATGTAATGGCATGCCTGCGCGATGCCGGCCTTGATGGGTTCATTGAAGTCCACTTCCTGCGGAACGTTCAAGGGGTAATACATCTTCCCTTTGGGGGCAGGAAACCCTTTTGCGAAGCGGGCGCGGATGAGGCTTTCGGTATCGATCCGGGTAACGGTGTCCATGATCGGATCGGAAACGAGGTAGTCGTCTCCGTCTTTTCCATATACTACGAGGTTATGGGCGTTGAAATGGAAACGGTAGGATTCGGGGAAGTAGGGAAGATAGTACACGCTGGACTGCATGCCCACCGGAACGCCCTTGTCGATCATCTGGTCGAGGGCTTTCATGGCTTTATCGACACTGCCGAACTTGTGCGATTCCATTTCCACGCCGAGCCTTTTACAGGCGCGGGCGAAGATGGCGCCGGGCCAGATGCGGTAGGTGGAGCCGGGCACCCCGTTCACTTTCACGAAAGGCAGGTGGCCGAAAAAAATACCCGCCCCGATACCAAAGGCCATGGGCTCGCTGATGTGGAGACCATGATGGCCGAAGAGGTTGGATATTACGCCGCTTTCACAGTGGGCGGTTTGCGTGTGGCTGAATTGTGTCATGTCTGTTGATTATGCTGGGCGCTTGAAAGGAAGCAGTTCGCCGCTGCGGAGGGTACTGGCGGGGATGCCGAAGATTTCGGCATAGCGTTCGGTCATCTTATCGCTTAACCCTTTAAAAACCGACGGCTTCATATGCCGCTTCACCTGCCACTGGAACTTCCCGGCCTTGAGGGCCAGCAATGGCAGGTCGAGGAGTGTGCGCTCCATATAATAAGCAATGGGGCTGAGGGCGCCGGCTTCCACTTTGGCTTTGGTGTCGGCCACGCGCTGTTCGACTTCATCCCAGGCCTGGCTGAGCGCTACGTTTTCCGGTTCCCAGCCGATGCTGGTGGCCGTGGTGTAATCGCCCTGATGGTCCACTGCGTAGAAAAGTTGCTTGAACGTACCGTGGTGCAGGTTGTCGCCGTCCTGCGGAACTTCATCTTTTTTCATGTTGTTGCAGTTTTTTGATGAGGGATCAGCCCCCTGATATTATTTGAAATGCAGCAGGCACCGGTATTATCCGGCGGCTGCTGCATGGAAATTCGCTTGTGTATCGTCAGACCGCGGCGGTTAAACGACGGTGATGCCTGCGTATGCGTAAGAGAAACGCGCGCTTTCGGGCACCATCATCACGATCGTATCACCTTTTTTCAGTTTGCCCTGGTTCAGCAGTTCCTCCAGCATGAAATACGGGGAAGCCGTGCCTACGTTGCCCACGCGGGTGAGGTTGGTAAACCATTTCTCCTGCGGGATATACGCTCCCACGCGATTAATCTCCTCATCGATCTTCGAACGGAAGAATTCGGAAGAGAGGTGCGGCAGGAACCAGGTGAGCTTGTCGATGTCGATGTTGTATTTCTCCACCAGCTGTTTCCACATTTTAGCACCGGAAGGCACGATGTTCTTGCCGAGCAGGCGGGTATCCTGTTTGAAGGAGAACACGCTGTTGGCGGACCACTCTTCCGGCGTCATGTCGGTCCAGCCTTTGGTGGAACCGTCTTCATTTTTCACCGCGCCGGCATACATGCAGGTTTCCAGTTCATGGGCGTAGGAAGCGATTTCCACCCAATCTACCCGCAGGCTGAGCCCTTCTTCGTTGGGTGTGTCCTGGAACAGGGCGGCGCTGGCGCCATCGGAGAGCATCCAGCGGAGGAAGTCTTTTTCGAAGGCGATGATGGGATTTTCGGTGAGATTTTTCAGGTTTTCCGTTTCCGGTTCGAAGTTGCGGGAGAGCAGCCAGGCGGAGAATTTCTCGGAGCCGGTGCTCACAGCGTTGGCCGTATTGCCGCATTTCACGGACATCCAGGCGTATTTGAAGGCTTGCATGCCGGCGGCGCAAGCACCGGTGGCGGCGATGAGCTCCACGGGCTGGCATTTCAGGATGCCGTGCACCATGGCGGCGTGGTTGGGCAGCATCTGGTCGGGGCTGGTTGTGCCGCAGGCCAGGAGCTGCATTTCGGTGATCGGAAATTTATCGTCGAAAAGTGACTGTACGGCATTGGCGGTCATCTCCGCGTTGGTGTGCGTGCTGTTGCCTGCTTTGTCCTGTGCGTAATAACGCGTCTTGATCTTGTTGTTTCCCAGGATGATATTTCTCGCCCGGGAAGGTTTACCATCCACCATACCGAGGATGCTTTCCATTTCTTCATTCGCTACCGGCTCGTTCGGCAAAAATTTGGAGAGCCTCGTTATATATACTTCTTTCATCGCAGTGAGTTGTCCTTTTTTGTCGATCTGAAGAGACGGCGCCGGGGCGCCGGAATCATTTCAGGGTTGTTAAATTGTTTAAGCGGCCGTAAATATAGAATTTTATCAGTTTTCGCGCAGCTGTATTCCTTTGTAATATGTTACATCGCGGTTAAGCTTCTTCTTTCCAAACGTGAGCTGCAACCAT
Above is a genomic segment from Chitinophaga pollutisoli containing:
- a CDS encoding beta-ketoacyl synthase chain length factor is translated as MEIKCYIQASAAISPQQSFEGSYEPQFLPLTERNLLRVQEPGYAGFIPPNSLRRMSRLLKMGLTTALQCLRNANSPVPGAIITGTGRGSLQDTEKFLHDIRTYEETALNPTPFIQSTYNSVNGLIALQQQCTDYNNTFVHRGFSFEHALLDSLLQIQEGAESVLTGGFDEMTIEHFFIKSRIGYWKSVLTQPAEMLASGTPGAIAGEGATFFLIGTNPAAVELKGMQMLYKPDAAQVTESLTQFLVKHGVESEAIDLFVSGRSGDVRFDHFYDIAEGSLPASIAKVHFKQFCGEYDTAAAFGMWTATQELLSGRHKTALLYNHFYGEQHTFILLKQH
- a CDS encoding beta-ketoacyl-[acyl-carrier-protein] synthase family protein, which gives rise to MAERVLITGMGMVSAIGNNVEENFRSLRAQRTGIGYAQYVDTIHAGKLPVGEVKCSSEELAEMAGLTDATGFTRTTLLGLVAMQEALFSAGINDARDTPTAFINASTVGGMCDTEKIYFDILDPEKEGTFLQLIDTLDCADCTQRIADRVGFTTYVTTISTACSSSANALMYGARLIRAGLVERAVCGGTEALTRFTINGFNSLKNIDKRHCMPFDKDRNGLNLGEGAAYLVLESESFAQRRKARPMAELSGWCNTNEAFHPTSPSPEGDGAFEAMRKALAMSGRTVADVQYINVHGTATLNNDVSEGRALERLFGDDVPSFSSTKPFTGHTLAAAGAIEAIYSVLSINRQMIWPNLNFTGRMEELRISPETRLLEASPVQNVVSNSFGFGGNNASLVISKYGN
- a CDS encoding phosphopantetheine-binding protein, whose product is MTIFITAVKQLILPAGIRHRRKTYNNMEALKLKLKQQIIEALNLQDTKPEDIDDNAPLFGEGLGLDSIDSLELMVLLERNYKIKVEDPREGRKILQSVQSMAEFIMSKQAA
- a CDS encoding ABC transporter permease; this translates as MLRIIATIRKEWLLLRRDKAGLALLFAMPLVLITVMALIQDAPFKDYQEVQFDILTVDNDHGRLARYVREGLQQGGQFHVIDSIDGQPLSEEQAKEMVAEGKYKISITIPKGATAEIVSNANKIVNDISKRMGLPSQLPVKALSNDSLAVQLYFDPAAKKAFKSAIHQALDNFLTQVETDLLLERIQLQLRSRDSLNQDTFPAIRLKAVALRETSLGEGKQIDVISNSVQHNVPAWSIFAMFFIVIPIAGNMIREREDGSLVRMKLIPGNFLSVLTGKLLFFVGICTVQFYLMILVGLYLLPQLGLPKLQVGVDHAAGFLVAASIGVTATAYGILIGTIFKTPNQALNFGAVSIVILSAIGGIWIPLEIMPESMQLIGRLSPLSWGLDAINDIYLRNGHIRYVLPDLAKLLGCGGAMLLVAAVVEQRRIG
- a CDS encoding ABC transporter ATP-binding protein, which gives rise to MNSIAVKDLQKTYAGALVPSLSGLSCAFAEGKIAGLLGPNGAGKTTTISILCGLVEPTGGSVEILGMAQTPANREAIKRVIGVVPQRIALYPQLTAFENLRYFGNLYGFSGRPLKDKIMHHLEAFGLEKAAHKETGKFSGGMKRRANIIASILHEPRLLVLDEPTAGVDVQSRSMILQFLRDYNAKGNSVIYTSHLLEEAEQICDEVAIIDEGKLVTQGTPSGLIGRHGHCRNLEDVFLHYTGHAVRD
- a CDS encoding BtrH N-terminal domain-containing protein, which encodes MTQFSHTQTAHCESGVISNLFGHHGLHISEPMAFGIGAGIFFGHLPFVKVNGVPGSTYRIWPGAIFARACKRLGVEMESHKFGSVDKAMKALDQMIDKGVPVGMQSSVYYLPYFPESYRFHFNAHNLVVYGKDGDDYLVSDPIMDTVTRIDTESLIRARFAKGFPAPKGKMYYPLNVPQEVDFNEPIKAGIAQACHYMLKIPVPMFGVKGIRFLANRVKDYPAKVGDRRAALYLGNIIRMQEEIGTGGAGFRFMYAAFLQEAGSLLDKPELNDIGRELTIVGDSWRNFAANAGRVCKARSADNVSYGELSKMLVQIAGQEENVFRRLSTVKL
- a CDS encoding beta-ketoacyl-ACP synthase III, which encodes MKEVYITRLSKFLPNEPVANEEMESILGMVDGKPSRARNIILGNNKIKTRYYAQDKAGNSTHTNAEMTANAVQSLFDDKFPITEMQLLACGTTSPDQMLPNHAAMVHGILKCQPVELIAATGACAAGMQAFKYAWMSVKCGNTANAVSTGSEKFSAWLLSRNFEPETENLKNLTENPIIAFEKDFLRWMLSDGASAALFQDTPNEEGLSLRVDWVEIASYAHELETCMYAGAVKNEDGSTKGWTDMTPEEWSANSVFSFKQDTRLLGKNIVPSGAKMWKQLVEKYNIDIDKLTWFLPHLSSEFFRSKIDEEINRVGAYIPQEKWFTNLTRVGNVGTASPYFMLEELLNQGKLKKGDTIVMMVPESARFSYAYAGITVV